In a genomic window of Aeromonas veronii:
- a CDS encoding EAL domain-containing protein, producing the protein MRRALDSVYQIISSLAHSSGQGYFDTFVSEIAAAVMADVVLIVSGASNDTLLTVQAAYPSSLAPDTLTLPLTDSPDAITWQEGEAWFSDRLLQLFPAMPLADLWQAQAYAGIALKDADGETIGVCCLLYRQPQANMTKVMGLLRLLGPLAGRELALMLQRQQPQLLPDTPDVLQSMLFQAPVGIGKLDLTGRILWANPAIEKMLGYPLDELLHRAISDINHPEDWQRSLECYEEIRRGERSSFTQEKRYFRKGGEILWGRVTVTLIRDEQQQPDYLMVLLENIDTFKHHAEQLKLSHRVYDNLSEAILVCDADSRIMSVNPAFEQITGYSAEEVRGLRPSILKSGLHDQTFYADMYHALEQVGVWRGEVWNKRKNGKLYPQQVMISTLREAGKIQQYIAIFSDLSQTKVAEQKIATQANYDNLTSLPNRWLFGRCLTRFCERGERFALMVLDLNNFKAVNNSMDHHAGDALLREVSDRLVSRVRTEDLVARIGGDEFAFLVPGIVTRRQAEVFAKQVIGSFARPFMLANQHLYVTATIGMTLCPVDGSESDELLRNAEQALFAAKRQGRLLGTYCSSMREEVRQRHQMQQDLAEAIKQGQLTMAYQPIWDNRSGRVAKLEALVRWYNPQWGQVSPAEFIPLAEEAGLIQGLGALVLWQSCRDLARLQQSGFPDLQMSINRSTMEFQTIDPEASEWLKVIQHFGLDPADIVIEITESLLMESSDQHRVRIDALREAGCKLAIDDFGTGYSALNYLRTFPVDLVKIDRSFVRHIPFNEQDRMLLDGIINIVHNLGMQVVIEGVETREQFNFLCQKGCAFTQGYLLSRPLAYDDLIDYLALNRQGMNLTVVS; encoded by the coding sequence ATGAGGCGAGCACTCGATTCCGTCTATCAAATCATCTCCAGTCTGGCTCATTCGAGCGGCCAGGGATATTTCGATACTTTTGTGAGTGAAATCGCCGCTGCTGTGATGGCTGATGTCGTCCTGATCGTCAGTGGGGCATCAAATGATACCCTCCTGACGGTGCAGGCAGCTTACCCCTCCTCTCTTGCCCCCGATACTCTGACGCTGCCCCTGACTGACTCTCCCGATGCCATTACCTGGCAGGAGGGCGAAGCCTGGTTCAGCGATCGTCTGTTGCAGCTGTTCCCTGCGATGCCGCTTGCCGATCTGTGGCAAGCCCAGGCCTACGCCGGGATCGCCCTCAAAGATGCGGATGGCGAGACCATCGGTGTCTGCTGCCTGCTCTATCGTCAGCCGCAGGCCAATATGACCAAGGTGATGGGGCTGCTCCGGTTGCTGGGGCCGCTGGCCGGGCGCGAGTTGGCGCTGATGTTGCAACGCCAGCAGCCTCAGCTCTTGCCTGACACCCCCGATGTGCTGCAGAGCATGCTGTTTCAGGCTCCGGTGGGGATCGGCAAGCTCGATCTCACCGGCCGAATTCTCTGGGCCAACCCGGCCATCGAGAAGATGCTGGGCTATCCCCTCGACGAGCTGCTCCATCGCGCCATCTCCGACATCAATCACCCGGAGGATTGGCAGCGCAGCCTCGAGTGCTACGAAGAGATTCGACGTGGCGAGCGCAGCAGTTTCACTCAGGAGAAACGCTACTTCCGCAAGGGGGGCGAGATCCTGTGGGGGCGGGTGACGGTCACCCTGATCCGCGACGAGCAGCAGCAGCCGGACTATCTGATGGTGCTGCTGGAGAACATCGACACCTTCAAACATCACGCAGAGCAGCTCAAGCTCTCCCACCGGGTCTATGACAACCTCTCCGAGGCGATCCTGGTGTGTGATGCCGATAGCCGTATTATGTCGGTCAATCCGGCGTTCGAGCAGATCACCGGCTACAGCGCAGAAGAGGTGCGTGGCCTGCGCCCCAGCATCCTCAAGTCCGGGCTGCATGACCAGACCTTCTATGCCGACATGTACCACGCGCTGGAGCAGGTGGGGGTGTGGCGGGGTGAGGTGTGGAACAAGCGCAAGAACGGCAAGCTCTACCCGCAGCAGGTGATGATCAGTACTCTGCGCGAAGCTGGCAAAATTCAGCAATATATCGCCATTTTCAGCGATCTTTCCCAGACCAAGGTGGCTGAACAGAAGATCGCGACCCAGGCCAACTATGACAACCTCACCAGCCTGCCCAACCGCTGGCTGTTTGGCCGCTGCCTCACCCGCTTCTGCGAGCGGGGCGAGCGTTTTGCGCTGATGGTGCTCGACCTCAACAACTTCAAGGCGGTCAACAACAGCATGGATCATCATGCTGGCGATGCCTTGCTGCGAGAGGTGTCGGATCGACTGGTGAGCCGGGTGCGCACCGAAGATTTGGTGGCCCGCATTGGTGGCGACGAGTTCGCCTTTCTGGTGCCCGGTATCGTCACTCGCCGTCAGGCCGAGGTGTTTGCCAAGCAGGTGATCGGCAGCTTCGCCCGCCCCTTCATGCTGGCCAACCAGCATCTCTATGTGACCGCGACCATCGGCATGACCCTTTGTCCGGTCGATGGCAGCGAGAGCGATGAGTTGCTGCGCAACGCCGAGCAGGCGCTGTTTGCGGCAAAGCGGCAGGGACGGTTGCTCGGTACCTACTGCTCGTCCATGCGGGAGGAGGTGCGCCAGCGCCACCAGATGCAGCAGGATTTGGCCGAAGCGATCAAGCAGGGTCAGCTGACCATGGCCTACCAGCCGATCTGGGACAACCGCAGTGGACGGGTCGCCAAGCTGGAAGCACTGGTGCGCTGGTATAACCCTCAATGGGGACAGGTCTCTCCTGCCGAGTTCATTCCGTTGGCAGAAGAGGCGGGGTTGATTCAGGGGCTGGGGGCGCTGGTATTGTGGCAGTCATGCCGGGATCTGGCGCGGTTGCAGCAGTCCGGCTTCCCGGATCTGCAGATGTCGATCAACCGCTCCACCATGGAGTTCCAGACCATCGACCCTGAGGCGAGCGAGTGGCTCAAGGTGATCCAGCATTTCGGGCTCGATCCTGCCGACATCGTCATCGAAATCACCGAATCTCTGCTGATGGAGAGCAGCGATCAGCACAGAGTGCGGATCGATGCCCTGCGCGAGGCGGGTTGCAAGCTGGCCATCGACGATTTCGGTACCGGCTACTCGGCCCTCAACTATCTGCGCACCTTCCCGGTCGATCTGGTCAAGATCGACCGCTCTTTCGTGCGCCATATCCCCTTCAACGAGCAGGATCGGATGCTGCTCGATGGCATCATCAACATAGTGCACAACCTCGGCATGCAGGTGGTGATCGAGGGGGTTGAGACCCGCGAGCAGTTCAACTTCCTCTGCCAAAAGGGGTGTGCCTTCACCCAAGGCTACCTGCTCAGTCGCCCGCTGGCCTATGACGACCTGATCGATTACCTCGCCCTCAACCGTCAGGGGATGAACCTCACTGTCGTGAGCTGA
- the prlC gene encoding oligopeptidase A, which translates to MNNPLLTMDSLPPFSQIQPDQVQPAVMQAIADCKQKISDVLAQRDPHTWDSLIAPLEEVNDRLSRIWSPVSHLNSVLNSEALREAHDACLPLLSEFQTYVGQHEGLYQAYLALSQSDDFPLLSGAQRKEIQNTLRDFRLSGIGLPAEAQQRYGEIQARLSELASRFSNNVLDATQGWHKLVADESELAGLPDSVRAAARQMAELKGKEGWLFTLDIPSYLPVMMYADNRELRAEMYEAFTTRASDQGPNAGKWDNSAIMSELLTLRRELAQLLGFANYAELSLATKMADKTEQVVRFLTDLAAKSLPQGKAELEEIRAFAAEQHGQSELAAWDLGYYAEKLKQHKFSISDEQLRPYFPASKVVKGLFEVVKRVFGMKVRERLGIDTWHPDVRFYDIFDADDELRGSFYLDLYAREHKQGGAWMDVCLGRRYRQDGSLQKPVAYLTCNFNGPVDGKPALFTHNEVVTLFHEFGHGIHHMLTRIDVAGVAGINGVAWDAVELPSQFLENWCWESEALAFISGHYETGEPLPADLLEKMLTARNFQAAMQMLRQLEFALFDFRLHQEFDPANPAQLPALLDEVRSQVAVMTPPAFNRFQHSFSHIFAGGYAAGYYSYKWAEVLSADAFSRFEEEGIFNPVTGQSFLKNILEKGGSKEPMELFRAFRGREPKVDALLRHSGIAA; encoded by the coding sequence GGAAGAGGTAAATGATCGTCTGTCACGGATCTGGTCACCGGTCAGCCACCTCAACTCCGTACTCAACAGCGAAGCGCTGCGCGAGGCCCATGATGCCTGCCTGCCACTGCTCTCCGAATTCCAGACCTATGTCGGTCAGCATGAAGGGCTCTATCAGGCCTATCTGGCCCTCTCCCAGAGCGATGATTTCCCGCTGCTGAGCGGCGCCCAGCGCAAGGAGATCCAGAATACCCTGCGTGACTTCCGCCTCTCCGGCATCGGTCTGCCTGCCGAGGCGCAACAGCGCTACGGTGAAATTCAGGCCCGCCTCTCCGAGCTGGCCTCCCGCTTCAGCAACAACGTGCTGGATGCGACCCAAGGCTGGCACAAGCTGGTGGCCGATGAATCTGAACTGGCCGGTCTGCCCGATAGCGTGCGTGCCGCTGCCCGTCAGATGGCCGAGCTAAAGGGCAAAGAGGGGTGGCTGTTCACTCTGGATATCCCCTCTTACCTGCCGGTGATGATGTATGCCGACAACCGCGAACTGCGTGCCGAGATGTATGAGGCCTTCACCACCCGCGCCTCCGATCAGGGCCCCAATGCGGGCAAGTGGGACAACTCAGCCATCATGAGCGAGCTGCTCACCCTGCGCCGCGAACTGGCCCAGCTGCTGGGTTTTGCCAACTATGCCGAGCTCTCCCTGGCCACCAAGATGGCGGACAAGACCGAACAGGTGGTGCGCTTCCTCACCGATCTGGCGGCCAAATCCCTGCCGCAAGGCAAAGCAGAGCTGGAGGAGATCCGCGCCTTCGCCGCCGAGCAGCACGGCCAGAGCGAGCTGGCCGCCTGGGATCTCGGCTACTACGCCGAGAAGCTCAAGCAGCACAAGTTCTCCATCTCCGATGAGCAGCTGCGCCCCTACTTCCCCGCCAGCAAGGTGGTGAAGGGGTTGTTTGAAGTGGTGAAGCGGGTGTTCGGCATGAAGGTGCGCGAGCGCCTCGGCATCGATACCTGGCACCCGGACGTGCGCTTCTACGACATCTTCGATGCTGATGACGAGCTGCGTGGCAGCTTCTATCTCGACCTCTATGCCCGCGAGCACAAGCAGGGTGGCGCCTGGATGGATGTCTGCCTGGGTCGTCGCTACCGTCAGGATGGCTCGCTGCAAAAGCCGGTGGCCTACCTGACCTGCAATTTCAACGGCCCGGTGGATGGCAAGCCTGCACTGTTCACCCACAACGAAGTGGTCACCCTGTTCCACGAGTTTGGCCACGGCATTCACCACATGCTGACTCGCATCGATGTGGCCGGTGTCGCCGGTATCAACGGCGTGGCCTGGGATGCGGTGGAGCTGCCGAGCCAGTTCCTCGAGAACTGGTGCTGGGAGTCCGAGGCGCTGGCCTTTATCTCCGGCCATTACGAGACCGGTGAGCCATTGCCTGCCGATCTGCTGGAGAAAATGCTGACTGCCCGCAACTTCCAGGCGGCGATGCAGATGCTGCGTCAGCTGGAGTTCGCCCTGTTCGACTTCCGTCTCCATCAGGAGTTTGACCCGGCCAATCCGGCGCAGCTTCCGGCGCTGCTGGACGAGGTGCGCAGTCAGGTGGCCGTGATGACGCCACCGGCGTTCAACCGCTTCCAGCACAGCTTCTCCCACATCTTCGCGGGTGGCTATGCGGCGGGTTACTACAGCTACAAGTGGGCCGAGGTGCTCTCTGCCGATGCCTTCTCCCGCTTCGAGGAGGAGGGGATCTTCAACCCGGTGACCGGCCAATCCTTCCTGAAGAATATTCTGGAGAAGGGGGGCTCGAAGGAGCCGATGGAGCTGTTCAGAGCCTTCCGGGGTCGCGAGCCCAAGGTGGATGCATTGCTGCGACACAGCGGGATCGCTGCCTGA